Proteins from one Pontibacter korlensis genomic window:
- a CDS encoding hybrid sensor histidine kinase/response regulator transcription factor has protein sequence MSLLRILFAAIMFLVPYVATRAALPDRYKFSLLDINSGLSHNQITCFLKDSKGYVWIGTQGGLNRYDGYQITTFRHDSKDSTSIHDNEVQNLYEGPDGYIWVSTYKGLSIYNPKTETFTSGNLAAFLKQYGLQEGTVQSIFKDKQGHFWFIQAGQGLVRYSPKSRKVTKLRHTVGINSSLSSNSVSVMGQNGQGDYWVLHQNGLLEKLSASSLKVVERVNALVDAHQKTAENFTLTIDSDNDLWISTFNRNNGVYLYRTASKILSNFNKSTPDLRLKSNVVGGVVEAEPGQVWVITDHGGINIIHKSTMQVSYVLSSSVEENALVDNSLKAVYKDREGIIWLGTYKKGVNIYHKDMFRFNHYKHQPAVAGSLPYDDVNRFAEDEKGNLWIGTNGGGLLYLDRKTGKYTRYASDPNNPNSIGSDVIVSLLLDRNKDLWIGTYTGGLSKFDGEKFTRIKGNGANSEGLADDNIWEIFEDSDGVLWVGTLGQGLYQYDRVSGTFRQYKLGENEAGSQLSYISAIAEDANKNIWVGGNNGIAVLDKRTGKTMRYRSNPKDSKTLASNNILYIHTDSRKNTWIATSEGLHLYQPKDKSFRLFTQKDGLPHNIVLTILEDDEHNLWVSTPNGVSTVVPQLDAAGKLQVSFRNYDITDGLQGKVFNENAAFKTAKGELIFGGPNGFNVFSPEDLGKDNTKPQLIFTDFQLFNKSLKVGEVRDDRVVLAKALSEGPHIELKHDEDVLTIGFAALSFIHPDRIRYKYKLEGFDKDWHETSPGTRQATYTNLDPGDYEFRVVASNSDGVWSEEGISMKLTVLAPFWRTTTAYVLYVLLSLGLLYSVREFELRRNRRKFLREQEKREVQQMQELNQVKIRFFTNISHEFRTPLALILAPLEKLLKSTSDAEQLKQFEMMNRNSKRLLNLVNQLLDFRKLEVEEAQLHLSEGNVIKFLQTSVQSFSDLSEKKNISLSFQADANSWYTSFDMDKLEKVLFNLLSNAFKFTNEGGKVDVTVKVLQTEAVAEGMKMLELKVQDTGIGIAKDEQEKVFERFFRSDLPTSLVNQGSGIGLAITSEFVKIHGGQISLESELGIGSCFTVRIPMKEIAPVAVVEAHVTESVVPVEDVACLEEVELSVKEKVLKKPVKEKPVLLLVEDNEDFLAYLKDNLEVHFDVLEAPNGKEGWQKALANMPDLIISDLMMPVLDGLEFCKKVKGDSRTSHIPFLLLSAHTAEEQKLRGLNIGANDYITKPFSFELLLSRVNNLVTQNQLLHKALEKKISVQTSQEEIVSLDDKLIQRAIKLVEENLSNPDFSVEYMSKELAISRVHLYKKMVSLTGTSPVEFIRKIRLQHAARLLEKSQLTVSEVAYKVGFNNRKYFTKYFKEEYQVLPSAYAESVRQYEEEIS, from the coding sequence TTTCTGGTGCCTTATGTTGCTACAAGGGCTGCCCTGCCAGATCGTTACAAATTTTCCCTGCTGGATATAAACAGCGGGCTTTCGCATAACCAGATAACCTGCTTTCTGAAGGATAGTAAAGGTTATGTGTGGATCGGGACGCAAGGTGGGCTTAACCGCTATGACGGGTATCAAATAACGACTTTCCGGCACGACTCTAAAGATTCCACATCTATTCACGATAATGAGGTACAGAACCTCTATGAAGGCCCTGATGGCTATATTTGGGTGAGCACCTACAAAGGCCTCAGTATCTACAATCCCAAAACAGAAACATTTACCTCCGGTAACCTTGCTGCCTTCTTAAAGCAGTATGGCCTGCAGGAGGGAACTGTACAGAGTATATTTAAGGACAAACAAGGACACTTCTGGTTTATTCAGGCGGGGCAGGGGCTTGTGCGGTATAGTCCCAAATCAAGAAAAGTAACAAAGCTTCGCCACACTGTTGGCATAAATAGCAGCCTAAGTAGTAATTCTGTTTCTGTGATGGGGCAGAACGGGCAAGGAGACTATTGGGTGCTGCACCAGAATGGCTTATTGGAGAAGTTAAGTGCAAGTAGCCTGAAGGTGGTGGAGCGGGTTAATGCCTTGGTTGACGCTCATCAGAAAACGGCAGAGAACTTTACCTTAACCATTGATAGCGACAACGACCTCTGGATCTCCACTTTTAATCGGAATAACGGCGTTTACCTCTACAGAACGGCTTCTAAAATTTTATCGAATTTCAATAAGAGTACGCCCGACCTTAGGCTGAAATCCAATGTGGTGGGTGGCGTAGTAGAGGCAGAGCCGGGGCAGGTGTGGGTGATTACCGATCATGGTGGGATTAATATCATCCATAAGTCAACCATGCAGGTAAGTTATGTGCTAAGCAGCTCTGTCGAGGAGAATGCGCTGGTAGATAATAGCCTGAAAGCTGTTTACAAAGACCGTGAGGGTATCATCTGGCTAGGCACCTACAAAAAAGGTGTGAATATCTACCACAAAGACATGTTCCGGTTTAACCATTACAAGCACCAGCCTGCAGTTGCCGGTAGTTTGCCTTATGATGATGTAAACCGCTTTGCAGAGGATGAAAAGGGTAATCTTTGGATTGGTACCAATGGTGGAGGATTGTTATACCTCGACCGTAAAACCGGCAAGTATACGCGCTATGCGTCCGATCCCAACAACCCAAACAGTATCGGGAGCGATGTTATTGTGAGCCTATTGCTGGATAGGAATAAAGACCTGTGGATAGGTACCTATACTGGTGGCTTAAGTAAGTTTGATGGGGAGAAGTTTACCCGGATTAAAGGTAACGGAGCTAATTCTGAAGGTCTGGCAGATGATAACATCTGGGAGATCTTTGAGGACTCGGATGGTGTACTGTGGGTAGGTACGCTGGGACAGGGTTTGTACCAGTATGATAGAGTTAGTGGCACATTTCGGCAGTATAAGCTAGGTGAAAACGAGGCAGGTAGTCAGCTAAGCTATATTTCTGCCATTGCCGAGGATGCCAACAAGAACATCTGGGTAGGAGGGAATAATGGTATAGCCGTACTGGACAAGCGTACGGGCAAAACAATGCGTTACCGGAGCAACCCAAAAGATAGCAAGACCCTGGCTAGTAATAACATCCTGTACATCCACACCGACAGCCGTAAAAATACATGGATAGCCACCTCAGAAGGGCTGCACCTGTACCAGCCAAAGGACAAATCTTTTAGACTATTTACCCAGAAAGATGGGTTGCCGCACAATATAGTTCTTACCATTCTGGAAGATGATGAGCACAATTTGTGGGTGAGCACGCCGAACGGAGTCTCTACTGTAGTACCACAGCTGGATGCAGCGGGTAAGCTGCAGGTAAGCTTCCGAAACTATGATATAACTGATGGCCTGCAGGGTAAAGTCTTCAATGAGAATGCGGCCTTTAAGACAGCTAAAGGCGAACTCATTTTTGGAGGGCCAAACGGGTTCAATGTCTTTAGCCCTGAAGATTTGGGTAAAGACAACACGAAGCCTCAGCTAATATTTACAGACTTTCAGCTTTTCAATAAAAGCCTGAAGGTAGGTGAGGTGAGGGATGATCGTGTAGTACTGGCGAAGGCGCTATCAGAGGGGCCTCATATCGAGCTGAAGCATGACGAAGATGTGCTGACGATAGGCTTTGCCGCGCTTAGCTTTATTCACCCTGACAGGATCAGGTACAAATATAAGCTGGAGGGATTTGACAAAGACTGGCATGAAACCAGCCCAGGCACCCGCCAAGCTACTTATACAAACCTGGACCCGGGGGATTATGAGTTTAGAGTTGTGGCTTCCAACAGCGATGGCGTCTGGAGTGAGGAAGGTATCAGTATGAAATTAACCGTACTGGCGCCGTTCTGGAGAACAACCACTGCCTATGTGTTATATGTGCTGCTAAGCCTTGGCCTGCTTTACTCTGTACGGGAGTTTGAGCTTAGGCGAAACAGGCGAAAATTTCTGCGTGAGCAGGAGAAGCGGGAAGTACAGCAAATGCAGGAGCTTAATCAAGTTAAGATACGGTTCTTTACAAATATCAGTCACGAGTTCAGGACTCCTCTAGCATTAATACTGGCTCCGTTAGAGAAACTGCTTAAATCAACCTCCGATGCCGAACAGCTAAAGCAGTTCGAGATGATGAACCGCAACTCTAAAAGGCTTCTGAACCTGGTAAACCAGTTGCTGGATTTCCGGAAGCTGGAGGTTGAAGAAGCGCAGCTGCACCTATCGGAGGGCAACGTGATTAAGTTTTTGCAAACTTCTGTGCAGTCCTTTTCTGATCTGTCCGAGAAAAAAAACATCTCCCTGTCTTTTCAAGCAGATGCCAATTCGTGGTATACTTCGTTTGACATGGATAAGCTGGAGAAAGTACTGTTTAACCTATTGAGTAACGCATTTAAGTTTACTAATGAAGGTGGCAAGGTAGATGTAACAGTAAAAGTGCTGCAAACTGAAGCTGTGGCAGAGGGAATGAAGATGCTTGAGCTGAAGGTGCAGGATACAGGTATAGGAATTGCCAAAGACGAACAGGAGAAGGTTTTTGAACGCTTCTTTAGGAGCGATCTGCCCACTAGCCTGGTAAATCAGGGTAGCGGAATCGGGTTAGCCATTACGAGCGAGTTCGTTAAAATTCATGGAGGGCAAATTAGCTTGGAAAGCGAATTGGGCATTGGTAGCTGCTTTACTGTCCGGATACCGATGAAAGAAATAGCACCAGTTGCTGTGGTGGAAGCGCATGTTACAGAAAGTGTTGTACCTGTAGAGGATGTAGCCTGCTTAGAGGAAGTAGAGTTAAGCGTAAAAGAAAAGGTTCTGAAGAAGCCTGTTAAAGAAAAGCCGGTTCTGTTGCTTGTAGAAGACAATGAGGATTTTCTGGCTTACCTAAAGGATAATCTTGAAGTACACTTTGATGTGCTGGAGGCTCCAAATGGTAAGGAGGGTTGGCAGAAAGCCTTGGCAAACATGCCTGACCTTATTATCAGCGATCTGATGATGCCGGTATTAGACGGTTTAGAGTTCTGCAAAAAGGTTAAAGGCGATTCCAGAACCTCTCATATTCCGTTCCTGCTGCTTTCAGCTCATACTGCAGAGGAGCAAAAGCTTAGAGGCCTTAACATTGGTGCTAACGACTATATTACGAAGCCTTTCAGCTTCGAGCTCTTGCTTTCGCGGGTTAACAACCTGGTTACACAGAACCAGTTGCTGCACAAAGCGCTTGAGAAGAAGATAAGTGTGCAAACCAGTCAGGAAGAGATTGTGTCGTTAGATGACAAGCTGATACAAAGAGCCATCAAGCTAGTGGAGGAGAATCTGTCAAACCCAGACTTCTCAGTCGAGTACATGAGTAAAGAACTTGCTATAAGCAGGGTTCATCTATATAAAAAGATGGTGTCACTCACCGGAACCTCCCCTGTGGAGTTTATCCGAAAGATAAGGCTGCAGCATGCTGCCCGGCTACTGGAGAAGAGCCAGCTGACCGTGTCGGAAGTTGCTTATAAGGTTGGGTTTAATAACCGGAAATACTTTACAAAATATTTTAAGGAGGAGTATCAGGTGCTGCCTTCGGCTTATGCAGAAAGTGTGCGGCAGTACGAAGAGGAAATTAGTTAA